One window of the Takifugu flavidus isolate HTHZ2018 unplaced genomic scaffold, ASM371156v2 ctg391, whole genome shotgun sequence genome contains the following:
- the LOC130520465 gene encoding uncharacterized protein LOC130520465, with protein MSENTLYDCLFVCFYRGSRRNKQALTAGVMWFEVPETEPLDLSKSTDVPTKKMRKTKHLRGRPPPRSLHQRKGGKRITEDSDEEDNSSVPELSKLPATDIRKPFQRRPWSDKEKAAVWRQLGKSIILKKVPGKQLCLNAIQAEPVLCQRTWKDVKYHVYNRIAIEKRKN; from the exons ATGAGTGAAAATACACTGtatgattgtttgtttgtttgtttttatagaGGAAGTAGACGTAATAAGCAGGCTTTAACTGCAGGAGTCATGTGGTTCGAAGTACCTGAAACAG AGCCATTAGATCTCTCCAAGAGCACAG ATGTGCCCACgaaaaagatgaggaaaactAAACACCTGCGTGGTCGTCCTCCTCCGCGCAG CCTTCATCAAAGGAAAGGCGGCAAAAGGATAACCGAAGATTCAGATG AAGAAGACAACAGTTCTGTTCCAGAACTGTCAAAATTGCCAG CTACAGACATCCGAAAACCATTCCAACGAAGACCTTGGAGTGACAAAGAAAAGGCAGCTGTCTGGAGACAGTTAGGAAAAagcataattttaaaaaaagttccCGGGAAACAATTGTGTCTCAATGCAATTCAGGCAGAACCAGTTCTCTGTCAAAGAACATGGAAAGATGTAAAATACCATGTTTACAACAGGATTGCGATTGAGAAACGGAAGAATTAA